The sequence below is a genomic window from Flavobacteriales bacterium.
CCACCCAATTGACTCTTTTGTACAAACACCTCGCCGGATATGTCCAGCATATCGGCTGCGGTTTGGGGATTCTGCATTGCCACCTCTTTGGACGATATGGTGATGACCCTGGAGGGAACATCATGCTGCGATTGTCCGCTTTTGTTGGCGGACACCACCACCTCATCCAGCGATACCTGCCCTGCTTCCAGTGTTACCCGGGGGGTTAGTTCCAGTGTGACGTAGGTGGTGACGAGCGTCTGGTAATCGATCCTTCGGATCACAATGGACTCCGAAGATTTGAATGCGGATATGTCTGCCTGGCCTTTGGCATTGGTCACGGCAAAAGCTCTGGGCTGTTCGCTCATCAGGGTCACCAATTCAAGAGGAGCACCAGTTTTCATATCCTTGATGGTGATCACCTGGGCATGTGTAAGGCATGCCATTGTTAGCGACAACCACATCAGTATTGTCTTTTTCATGATGGATAATTCGAATGGTATGACAAATGGCCATGAAAATGATGGCCCATGAAAATATCCGGTTTGAGAACCGGCTAAAACGTGACAGAAGTCAGGCGATTTCCGGAGGTGGCACCGGTGGTGAAGGAGAACGGGAGTATATTTTCAAGCTGTCCCTGGGAACCCAATCGTTTTGTACAATTTGAATTGCAGCAAAGGACAATTGCCATTGTTTTATTGAATAAAGGTTCTTGTAAAAATGCAATACGAGTTCCTGGTGTTGCCTGTGTCGCTTTCCATCCCATGTTCCGGCCATAAGGATATTCAGTTGTTTGTTCAGTTGCGTTTCCTCTGAATCCAACCAACATCTGTAGTAGGTAGTATCTCCGATAATAGAAAAGGAAACAACGTCGTACATGTTCCCCTTGAATTCAAATTCACGGTCATGCTCCCAGCGCAAGCGTTGTTGGGTCTCGTCGTTGTGGCATTTCACCAATACCAACTCCGAGGGATCGATACCGGCAATGAGTTGTTTCTTCACCTCATGCCTTACCTGATCCTTTTGGTATTGCAACCATAGGAAACCAATGGTAAACGGGGCGATAAGACAAGCAAATAAAAGCGCAGCGACAAATCCTCTACTCATTTTGTTACGGCAAAATAGGTCCTAAAAGTAAGCATTATGGCTGAGGGATCGGGTATGCTACTTATCCAATCAATCTAAAACCGTAATTTTCATGGTGGATTTCCTTCGGGAGGATGATCAAAACACATGCTGATCCAATACATCCGAAATCGCATTTTTACCTTGTTGCTGGTAACTTATACAGGGGTTAGCGTCATCATTGCGGCGTCTACTTCAGTTGATGTCACGATTCCTTGTCTGATCAGGCTGGTGACAGGAGAAAGATGTTGGGGATGTGGGCTCACCACGGCGACCATCCGGTTGTTCCAGGGAGATATTACCGGGGCAATGGATGCCAACCGGCTTGTATTTCTTGTGTTGCCTTTGGTTATGTTTTTGCTTGTCCGGGATCTGTGGGTATTTCAACGGAACTTTTCTCCGGCGCACCTCCACCGTGATAATACTGATGATCTCTGAGGATGGTTCTTAAGAACTGAAAAGGAATCTGGTCCGATTCCACCTTCATCAGGGACTTCATTTTATCCGCAAGCTGGATGACCGTTTGATGGCGGATATCATTCCTGCGCTTGTGCAGAATCTCCCGGATGAAATTGATCTGGGCATCGGTCAGGTCTGCTGTTTCTGCATATACAGGGGTATACCCTTCAGGAACATCCACCTGGTAGAAATCCGAAGCGTGCTTTTTCCTTTCCAGTTTCACCAGTGTGGTGCCGGCAGCAATATCGCCGAGTCGTTGTCCTTTTCCATTGATAAGGATGACAAGCAAACCGATGCCGAACAGGCTATCGATCGGGCGAAGCAGAAACCGGATAAAGTAATTCCCGAAACTCGCTGAAGTACCATCCTGTTTAATGACCCGAAGTTTATATTGACGTTTTCCGATGCTCTGCCCGTTCATAGTCAGTTCACAAACCAGGTGATAAAATAACATAGGAAGGTATATCAGGATCATCCATAACATGGAACCGGAGGCAGCGGTGATCAATCCTGCTACAAAGCCCATGGCCAGCATAAATCCACCAAGGATCAGAGCGTCTATCAGGTAGGCCATAAACCGGTCCCCGATGTTCGCCACCTCATAACTGATATGCACATTTTGGGTGGTGTTGACGCTAAGCTGGTTGTCCATTATTATGCTATATTTAGGCGTTAATATAACAATTAATGAGAGAGGTCACTTTCAGAAAACAGAACGAAGACCGCTGGAAAAAAATGGAGGCCATGCTGGCAACTCCTTCGAAAATCAATCCGGATGAAATGTCGGGTTTGTATATCCAGTTGACCGATGACCTTTCCTATGCCAGGACCTTCTACCCGGAATCACCAACCACATCTTTCCTCAATCATTTGTCCGGTCAGGTGCATCAGCGTCTCTTCAAAACGAAGAAACAGACCTTCAAAAATGTCGTCCGGTTCTGGGTGCATGGTTTACCGTCCATTATGGCCCACCGGCGTAAAGAGCTTGCCATCTCCTTTGTCATTTTTTTTATTTCAGCAGTGATCGGGGTGTTTTCCGCATCACGTGATGAACGCTTTGTTCGGGTGATCATGGGAGACGATTATGTGAACAGGACATTGGAGAACATCAACAAAGGAAAGCCCATGGCGGTTTATGATAGCATGGGAGAAGGGGAGATGTTTTTCATGATCACCCTGAACAACATCCGGGTGTCATTCTTTGCTTTTGCGGCCGGCGTTTTTGCATCCTTCGGAACGGGCTACCTGCTGTTTTCCAACGGGGTCATGCTCGGGGCATTTCAGTATTTCTTTTATCAGAAGGGTTATCTGCTGGATTCCGTACTCTCCATCTGGGTGCACGGGGTGCCGGAGATCAGTGCCATTATTATTGCAGGTGCTGCAGGTCTTGTGCTGGGTAACAGTCTGCTCTTTCCCGGCACCTTTACGCGGCTGGAGTCTTTCAGGCAAGGAGCCAGGGATGGCTCCCGTATTATTACGGGTTTGATCCCTGTTTTCATCATCGCAGGTTTTCTGGAAAGTTTTGTGACCAGGCATGCCAACATCGTACCGCTGGCCAGCGCCTGTATCATCCTCACCACTTCCGGTCTGGTGATCTGGTATTTTGTAATCTATCCGCACAAGTTCACCCATTT
It includes:
- a CDS encoding DUF2752 domain-containing protein produces the protein MLIQYIRNRIFTLLLVTYTGVSVIIAASTSVDVTIPCLIRLVTGERCWGCGLTTATIRLFQGDITGAMDANRLVFLVLPLVMFLLVRDLWVFQRNFSPAHLHRDNTDDL
- a CDS encoding RDD family protein; this encodes MDNQLSVNTTQNVHISYEVANIGDRFMAYLIDALILGGFMLAMGFVAGLITAASGSMLWMILIYLPMLFYHLVCELTMNGQSIGKRQYKLRVIKQDGTSASFGNYFIRFLLRPIDSLFGIGLLVILINGKGQRLGDIAAGTTLVKLERKKHASDFYQVDVPEGYTPVYAETADLTDAQINFIREILHKRRNDIRHQTVIQLADKMKSLMKVESDQIPFQFLRTILRDHQYYHGGGAPEKSSVEIPTDPGQAKT
- a CDS encoding stage II sporulation protein M; translation: MREVTFRKQNEDRWKKMEAMLATPSKINPDEMSGLYIQLTDDLSYARTFYPESPTTSFLNHLSGQVHQRLFKTKKQTFKNVVRFWVHGLPSIMAHRRKELAISFVIFFISAVIGVFSASRDERFVRVIMGDDYVNRTLENINKGKPMAVYDSMGEGEMFFMITLNNIRVSFFAFAAGVFASFGTGYLLFSNGVMLGAFQYFFYQKGYLLDSVLSIWVHGVPEISAIIIAGAAGLVLGNSLLFPGTFTRLESFRQGARDGSRIITGLIPVFIIAGFLESFVTRHANIVPLASACIILTTSGLVIWYFVIYPHKFTHLNIENHVRNQP